In the genome of Pungitius pungitius chromosome 5, fPunPun2.1, whole genome shotgun sequence, the window TCTCTGCCGTACATGCGCAGCAGTGAGCCCCAGTTCTTCACGTGGGGGTGAAGCATCTGCAGGATCTTCTGAGACGCCAGTTGTTTGCCAACCCTTTTGTTCTTGCCTGGTTGGCACATGTACCAAAGAAACGTCATTCAAAGCTACACGCATGTTCCCTCCACAGGGTCaaaaccaaaatgaacactgtgTCGTGTCATTGGTGGATGAGGAAGAGACTCTACTTACACCAGCCACGCACAGTGTGCTTCCCACAGGTCATCACATATTCACTCTTCTGGTTTTTCCCCGGAATCACCTCAAACTTAATGCTCGTGTCTCCCATTCCATGGTttctaaatgaaaagaaacatacatacattttaaatacatcattGTGCCGGCAGGTCTGTCACAATGGTGACCTTAAAAAGGGTTCGCTTAGATAATGCTTACCTTTTAAGGCACTCGTGAAGAATTTGATATGGTGAAAGTAGTCCTGCTTTGTTGGTCAGCTCATACACCCTTGAGTCTTCTATATTGATATGATTAAAATACTGCGGAGCAGAGCAAACGGGATCACTAAGGATGCATCGACAGTCAAGGGGAAACAATATTTCAGTAAAAATCCTGCTTTCAGGAATCAATTTTGGGCAGACGTACTTCAACATTAGCTTGAACTATTCCACAAAAACCTGAAGGTTGAAAATGAGACGGGGgtagagggaggggtgggggggggtttacctcCAGTTCATCGCCCTCAACAGGCTTCTCCTCCGAGGTCTGCTTCACAAAGTCAGGGATGAGGATTTCCAGTGTGGCTCGAGCTGAAGTTTACCCCAAATTCCCAGTGAGAACAAATGTTACAACTGTAGATTTAACAATTCAACCATCTGTTGTAACTCATAAGAACATAGCCTTTATTTTAGCCTTCGCCTCAGAAGGTGCCACCAAAGTCTGTTGGTAACAAGTCATTTTTAGTCTTATAAACAAACTAGGTACCAGTGATTATTTTATATGCATCAGCTGATTAAAAACTATAAATCACAATACATTCCagtcagtgtaaaaaaaaataagtacaATGACTTGCATTGCCAAATTCCTATATAAAGACTTCACAGCAATCACAATGTCTGCATCCACAGAACTCGGACACAATGTATACCCCTTTGTCAAATACACAATCACAAAGCTCAGTACTGGAAATAAAAGAACGTACCAGCTTTATTCTTGGCAAGTTTTTTACTGCTTGCCGTTCCGGTGCCGTACGTAACTCCGTCTATAATGACCGACGCTCCAAAGGGCTCACTTGGGTTCTCTGTGGGACGCACAAATACAGTTGGGTTTTATGGTGCAAATTTACACATTGTGTATAAGGAGCGAACAGCAATTTACAGAGGATAAGAAATACTGGTTAAAGAATGCTAACTTATTTGaaattcccccccacccccaaaaaaaacttaCCACATTCAAAAAAGTTGTAAACAGGTCGAACCTTCAGGACACGTTGCATATATTCATGCAAGATGCAGACTTCAGACTTCCCATTCGGGTTGATGACAAATTCTGTTATGATAGAAAAGTTGGAATACATCAGCAAACAAAAACtttgaatggacagcaacaaaaagcctttttcaaagtaaaaaacaaaacaatactttCTAATAATGGGTTATTTTTTACGGATTCACACACCTTTTGCCAAAGATCTGAAGTTGACAATTAGCAGGTTTGTTTACGTTTTTAACAACTCTGAATCTATGCTACCGCTACCTTTCTTAGTGGGGGCATCTTGGACTGACAGTGTGATGAGTTTCTGGTTGGCAGGCAGGATCGGCCTCTCCGATTCGGCCTGCTTCCTCTTCATGTCTCTGTTGAACTGCCTTCGCTCAGCCCAGGTACGAAACTTCTTCACCGTGACTTGTTCAAAGTCAAAGCATTTTTCCAGGTAAAGGCGAAACTCTTCAAGTTCTGTAaggaggtttttaaaaaaaaatcaagttatGCAACTCAGTGGCTAATTGATGACCTTCAGCAGCAAAGACAACGTTTACCTTTAAGAAGTCGGTCCCTACGAGAAGCCCTTACCTATCGACTCGTCCTTGCACACCTCCACCTTGGCCTTCACCTGCCCCAAGGCTCCGTGGGCAATTTCACAGAGGTGAGCATCTTTAAGCTTCTGGTTCCTCTTGGCTGTGGCTGcggcgtcgtcctcctcctctttgtcgcCCTCTCCGTTTGGCACGGCGTCAGCCACAACGGGGGGAGGGAAGCCGTCTACCTCCTCACCCGTAGCGTCCGACTTGTCCACCATCTCTTCACCATTTGCTTCGTAGCTGGGCTTGACAGGAGCCTCCTCTGACATGGGCGTCACTTCTCCATTTAGCTCCCTTTCCTCATTGTCCTTCATTTTCCTGTAGTGGAGGCAGGGGATGCTGCTGGTAGGAGGGTCGTGTTTCTGTTTGGAGAAAGAAATCCAAGGTTTTAACCAGAATGTGAACAGGAATTTCAAGAGCTGAGCAGGAACGATTTCATGACCtcaagataaaaaaagaaatagattagacgggagcagagaggaggtcaTGTGGGGCAGATACTGACCACCAACTGAGCTGAGCAGAACGTTTAAGTAGATTAATCAGACATCTTACCCGAATGCTGCCAGTCCCAAGAAAGTAGGGTCGGGACCAGGTCACCACCCTGGTCTCTCTGTGCAGGTAGACGGGAATACCAGAGTTATGGAATGTCATGATCCATCCATCAGGTAGAGGCTCGGTGGGTGGACGCCCACGACCTggcatgggggggagggggggggggtgtaaatgaAGCCAATAATTACTATAATATCCCTTTTGGGGGAAACTTTTCTAATAATGATGATTTAAATCAGGGATGAAACCTGTAATATTACATGCATTCCATAGTGCTAAAACCACGTTTCACTATTCCCAGCTCTAAAACAGACAGATCCACCACTCACTCTTCAAGACAGTCTTAATTTTGGTCATCATGGGCTGaacgcctccctcctccccgtctGACGGATGATCGCTGTCCCCGCCGTATTTGTCCTCTGACGGACGCATCTTTTTGGGGACTGGCATGCCCTCCTCGAGCAGAGCATCGACATCATTGTCAAACTCCTCCTGGAAGAGTGGGTGGTTAAGGCCGGGAGAAAAGGATGGGTCACCAGTGTAAGAGTTTTTAAGAGGATGTGAAGCCAGAAGATGAACAAttggagaaaataataaaaccaggCAGCATTGAAGTAAAACTTGTCATTGTACTGAATTCAGAAAAAGATTATATTGAACCTATATATCTATCAActtttattagaaattaaattACAAATGAGAGCAGCTTTGATTTATCCTTTTTATAACTATTTCATCAGAAAAAAGGCACTAACCTCTTCCAGCACCTCACTTGACATTTTCAGTAATACAAACCAACATTTCTATAAATGTCCGCTGCTTGATTTGATGACTAAACGCTGACTGAGGCAGCAAAGGTCTTGCGTGTTGCAATTTTAAACCAATAACTACAACATTCATTATTCTCCGTTCCAGCTGCCCTTTTTCTACGTCATGATCCCCAATGTCCTCTTCCAGTTCACAGTGACCCTGTCTGTACGGTTTCCCTGTAGCAAATAGCTATAAAACCTACAActcttgatttttttaaaatcatcagAACAGTTTCTGAATAGTGACTGTTGcataattaaaaatgtactttttatgCTTTGTTTGCCACAAATCGAACTCCATTCAGCTGCATTGTATTGTTGTAGAGggaataaataacacaaaactTATCTAGATGGCTTCAGGAGTATATTAATGTGGGTGACGCGGCCTCCTTTAGGCTGCATTCCCCCTAAAATCGGCATTGTTGTGTTGATTTGTAGGGGTGTCTCCTGTTATTATTAGATGACATGGTCCAATAATCCTTTTTCATTTGGAAGTCAGTGTATAATAAGAAATATTTTTACGGCACAGCACATTTTCTCCTCAATACTGTGACAGTTGTAGGTAAGCAGCAATACAACACTATTGATGTTagtattgcttttattttttactgaataaccttttttttgttatttctataTCAGGTATGCCATCGCTGTggtatcagaatcagaattttcTCTTGTTTGGACCATGTCATAGGGCTGTAGTAGGCCTGCATCATTCCTATTGGACAGTTGGGGGCAAAATGGGTGTGTACCTGAAACTGAAAAAGGTTACTGCGGACA includes:
- the dgcr8 gene encoding microprocessor complex subunit DGCR8; the encoded protein is MEVDDVLPPLPLEPPDDFGRDEGRAPPPPPLQTSSDAEVMDVSSGGDGYTYTPGDGEANPQQPSITFYSDLSDEANPIPPCPRTARHAPQLTGFLPDLKLLRDVKIRVSFTESSNSKDRKVLYTGEGQEGGSGDGLGSVNGELHDSSELEVPEGNDVAGRRADEAEVDLENKVEFAVLDELDDLYDNFLDNDDAELGGFKSEVIVQQEQADEEAVAFSYEEEFDNDVDALLEEGMPVPKKMRPSEDKYGGDSDHPSDGEEGGVQPMMTKIKTVLKSRGRPPTEPLPDGWIMTFHNSGIPVYLHRETRVVTWSRPYFLGTGSIRKHDPPTSSIPCLHYRKMKDNEERELNGEVTPMSEEAPVKPSYEANGEEMVDKSDATGEEVDGFPPPVVADAVPNGEGDKEEEDDAAATAKRNQKLKDAHLCEIAHGALGQVKAKVEVCKDESIELEEFRLYLEKCFDFEQVTVKKFRTWAERRQFNRDMKRKQAESERPILPANQKLITLSVQDAPTKKEFVINPNGKSEVCILHEYMQRVLKVRPVYNFFECENPSEPFGASVIIDGVTYGTGTASSKKLAKNKAARATLEILIPDFVKQTSEEKPVEGDELEYFNHINIEDSRVYELTNKAGLLSPYQILHECLKRNHGMGDTSIKFEVIPGKNQKSEYVMTCGKHTVRGWCKNKRVGKQLASQKILQMLHPHVKNWGSLLRMYGRDSNKMVKKESSDKSVIELQQFAKKNKPNLHILNKLQEEMRKLAKQREETRKKPKMTIMESAQPGSEPLCTVDV